tgtgcatacacacacacacacacacacacaaatatatatatatatatatatatatatatatatatatatatatatatatatatatatatatatatatatatatatatatatatgtatatgtatgtttatTTCCGTTTTTCAAACGGATCGGCCGCTTAATTTgcgcattttttttaatgggacCAGAAAGCAGATTAAATATCACACCGAGCTGGGCTGATCGTTTCTCTCAGGGTGTCTTTGTCCAGGTGAAATCGAGCCCGTGTGGCTCTTTTGTGCGTCTGCGGCTGATGGCGAGACGCCGACAGCGCGCAAATTAGCGCCAGAACAGCTGCAGGTCCAGAATCCGTCCAAGAGGGTTCGAGTCTGCGGCATCAAGGGGCCTCCAATTAAAACCGACACTGGTTGGTTGTGGTGGAGGGAGGGAGCGGCGCTTCCACACCTGAACCCCCTCCACTGTTCAAATCCGTGCAGAATATCTCATCCACGCTGCCACACAGAGTGCGCGTTTAAAATCAGATTTGGctcatttttggtttgttttctccACATTTACAGCGAAAACTGAAACATTCCAGCTTTAATTTACATACAGTGGTGACACCCTTTCGCACTGTCATGAAACACAACAGTGCAGCTTTATCGCCCCCAAAtcaggttattaaaaataaaaatcctgaacaatctcTGCATGCTGCAGAAAAATCGTGTCATGTGTCAAATCATCTTATGTTTTAGCCTCATTCAACTGActgtatttagttatttattgaaGTTCCAAATTAAAGTCTGTTTTCTATGTACAGATATAATTAAATTGTCAGGaataaaaaagacatattttCTCATTTAAGTTAAATTGTTGCAGTGTGGTGGTgtgtttttgattattttcattcaatatatatatatatatatatatatatatatatatatatatatatatatatatatatatatatatatatatatatatatatatatatatatattatttgtgTAATCAGACTGCTTTATTTTGCAACAGCCGTGACACTTTAATTAGATAATTGAGAAATCATAAACTCCACTCAAGTTCACATTAAAGCAAATAAACCGTCCTCACATCACGtccaacattttattttttacatttctggCAAATAAAATGTTATGTGTGTTCTTAcagatgcactttttttttttttttttttttttttttttttggtgtgtagtaaaagtaatatttacatttgtttGGGTTTCTTTCCTGTAAAGTAATGAAAAATGTCAAATATCATAAAGTggtggtctttttttttcctccctttgcGCACGCGGCCACAATCTGGAGTTTGTTGATGGAAGAGTGACAGCTCTTTGTTGGAGAATAgaaatcagagagagagagagagagagagagagagagagagagagagagagagagagggaggtgggggagagggagagagggagagagggggaaCTCCTCCTACCAAATTATTCAGACTGGGCAGGCTTTGCTCTCTTCACAAATAGGACACGGTTCTCAAATCCAGACAGTCCCAACCTGACCTCCAAACAACGAGGAAGCCcgaagcaggaaaaaaaacaaacaaaaaaaaaaaaccaggagagaaaatcacagaaaaaaaagaaaagaaaaaccattAACTCAACTTCGTGTCATTATTTTTGGGCGAGTCTTCACACCGTCCTCCCCCTTGCCCTCCTCCCTCCTCACCATCAGCACCACTCCTGCGCCGCTTTTTGTCGCCTCCTTTGGACTATATACATTTTGGGCTTTTTTCGTTCTTCTTCTTCCTGTTTTCTGGAGACATTCGCGGAAAGAAGGAAAAATCTGGTGCGCCGTCACCTCTCCTCCTCTCACACCCATGCTGTAGCTTCTTTTCCACGAGGAAGTGATCTCAGTGTCTTTTTAGGAGATTGTGGTGgtaatttctgtgtgtgtgtgtgtgtgtgtgtgtgtgtgtgtgtgtgtgtgtgtgtgtgtgtgtgtgtgtgtgtgtgtgtgtgtgtgtgtgtgtgtgtgtgtgtgtgtgtgtgtgtgtgcgtgcctctCTCTCAGAGCCCGTTTTGGATGCGCTGAGCGCGCGGGGTGCAGCGCTGCGGTCTATGGAAGTTGTGGGCTGTAAGACTGAGGCAGGCAGTTGCACGTTGCGTCCAGGACCGGGAGCCATGCTTTTCCACGGGATCTCCGGGGATCACATCCAAGGGATCATGGAGGAGATGGAGAGGAGGTCGAAAACGGAGTCACGCCTAGCGAAGGGCGTGCAGCTCAACGGCAGGGAGTCGGTAAGAGGGCGGCTTTCCAACTTTCCAAACGCGCGTTATGACGCATGGAAATACGCAGCTGTTtgcttttttcttaaaaaaaaaaaggattcatCAGCCTATTTTTAGATTCTGATGTCGTTTGAGTTTAAAAATGTCGCTAACATTCCCTTTCTCTTGAACGGTAAGTTTAGtttaaatataattaaaaaaatttaatatcCTATTTATTTACATTGCAAAAATAGGGGACTTTTCTGGGTAAAATATTTGTCAAAATATGATGAGAtagatattttaaataaattgacATTAAACCAAATATCATGCGGTAAATTTGTTTGCTGGCTGAGTTGTTGCTTTttaatataacaataataataataacaaaattgATTTATATGGCATCTTTCAAAACTCAGCTGATTTTTTTTACGTCAGAATAaatcttttaaaacatttatgacaATGTAAAATGATTAGCATTAAAACCCAATGAGTCTCGTaaatttcaatattttttttaaattagaaatTATTTCCACTTGCACAAACTGTTAGAGCCTGCAGAGCAGATTTAGATGCCAAGTGGGTAAAAACATAATGTTCTCAAAATAACAAATGACGTTGTACTCCACATATACgccaatattttattttatttttatctttaaataattatttaaagatGGCATTTCTTCTTTAAGCCATCTGCAGTTTAAAGTGTCTGAAGAAAAAGGTCTTACTGTAAATAGATTTCAATTTCACGCTCAGAAACACAGGACAGGCCTGTTGTGGGATTTTGATTTTaagacattttctctctctctctatttctgtgtgtgtgtgtgtgtgtgtgtgtgtgtgtgtgtgtgtgtgtgtgtgtgtgtgtgtgtgtgtgtgtgtgtgtgtgtgtgtgtgtgtgtgtgtgtgtgtgtgtgtgtgtgatccagACGATGCCTTCGATGAGTCCGGAGAAACCAGCTCTGTGCGCCGGCTGCGGTGGAAAGATTTCGGACAGATACTACCTCCTGGCCGTGGACAAACAGTGGCACCTGCGGTGTCTTAAgtgctgtgaatgtaaattagCGCTGGAGTCTGAGCTCACGTGTTTTGCAAAGGACGGCAGCATTTACTGCAAGGAGGACTACTACAGGCAAGAAACCCCACAGTTAAAATGTAGAGTGTTTTAAACAGTGTACACTGGATTTATGCtccgcttttttttttcatttcattgtatttatttcattgtggCTGGATAAAATCTCGTTAAAGTATCCAAAGGCCTGTAAATGATGGGactaaattgtatttttatttgcttaTAGCTCAAGTGTAACTGCTATAAACGCTTTGATTTTAATGACAATGACAACTTTTGTGTTACACAGTTAATTTTGCACAGTTAAATAGACTCTGCACTGTGTGCATATGATCCCAGTCCAAATCGAGTTAAATCAACTTCATTATAGGATTAAAAATCACGTTGATCAACTCCAGCAGAGTTCTTTTATACTCTGACAGAATTTAGATTGATTACATGCAGCCATCTCCAGAATTtatctctgcaaaatttactgtgtattgtCTAAAAGCCACCTTCATTTTGTGACCTTTGTCAACAAGTATGTCTGAAAATGGAAAATAATCCACGAGGGAAAATGTTATTGTAGCCTCATGACTCAGATTTCAcacaatgtaataaaaaaaatagtaatgCAGTGTTACTTACGTGAATAACAATAGTGATAGTGTCTCATCTTGTAAATGTAACTGTCattgtcttatatatatatatatatatatatatgaaaatatacTAATAGACGAAAATGTATTTAGAAATATATATTTCTATTTTCCTCTATCAATCATTTAAAGTTGCAAATGTAAAATCGTTTGTTTGGGCCTGTTAGAAAACCTGGTGGTTGTTCTGTAGTTTGTGTCAGTCGCTGTCCACTGACGGTTTGTCTGTTCCAGAAGGTTCTCCGTGCAGAGGTGCGCGCGCTGCCACCTCGGGATATCCGCCTCGGAGATGGTGATGCGAGCACGCGACTCCGTGTACCATCTGAGCTGCTTCACGTGCACCACGTGCAACAAGACGCTGACCACGGGCGACCACTTCGGCATGAAGGACAGTCTGGTTTACTGCCGCCTGCACTTCGAGACGCTCGTGCAGGGGCCGGACTACCACCCGCAGCTCAACTTCGCCGAGCTGGCGGCCAAAGGCGGCGGCCTGGCGCTGCCCTACTTCAACGGCACCGGCACGGCGCAGAAAGGACGGCCGCGCAAGAGGAAGAGCCCGGCCATGGGGATCGACATACCGAGCTACAATGCAGGTGAGAAAACTCATCGTGCACGTGCACAATCTGAGGACTTTAGGTGCGCAAATAGCGGAAAATGCGCATCCATTTGCTCTGCTGCAAAAGCCTACAGTGAGATCTTTTTAAAAAAGCAGTTAGCTCGAAATATTTGTGCGGATCAGCTACAAGTTAAAGTTTAGATGTTGCCCATGACTTTGTTGTCACAAGTGTAACATTAAATATGATATAATTAATCTGATGGATCAGTGGAGGAAGTTGCTGTATTACGCACGATGGCCTCCCTCTTTAATCCCGACATTTGTGTTGCGTTCCGGCATATTTCATATTTACGCGTCTGTCCCGTAAAGATGCGCAAATTCCAGTGAAAAGTGAGATGTCAGTGAAATGGAGCGCGTCCTTCTCTCCATGCGTCTTTTTACGCACGAGGATGTCATTCCAGGGGAAATGTgcggcgcttttgctgcgccgcgATTGACCGAAATTTAACCTCGATGACACCGTGCTCATCGACCTTTTATAACCAGGTCCGATGAAGTGTGAGTGAAATTTGGGAATGTTCCATTGAAGAAAAGAAAGGGGAGGAAAAAACGCTCGTCTCTGATTTTTGTTGGTTTGATGGTAAAAAGTCCATCACAGGCCGCGTTGACCTGCTGTCACATGTAGGCGTCATCTGAAATCATCGAAAAGCTGAACGTTACCCTCCGCCCCACTCCTCACCCCACCCCCAACTCCCCTTCGTCTCCTCCAGCGGCGTCCCCctctgcccttttttttttttttcggtctgCACGAATTAACGCGCGGTTGAGAAAGTTTGCCTTTGTGCGCCAAGTTTCCCGTGTCCACGGTGAATAGGGAGAAAAAAGGGTAATCTGCGCGTTAATTGTTCTCTGTTAATTGAAGGTGACGTTGGAATCCGCGGCCTCCTGCGCGGCGGTCAGAGGCCGGCAGCCCCCCCCACGGCTCCGCTTTAAGGGGCTTATTGGATTAATATCAGCAAACATCATTCCAAAAGAATATGCAAAGCCTAAATCCCATAATGAGCATTTAGTGggaaaatgacagaaaaaaagTGCTCCAGTAACAGTTAAAAATATCACATTTAGatgattttgcacattttcagtCCCACTGGGAATATTCAGGTTCTTATTTGGGATATGCAAATAGCTTCGCTTTaccatatatattttaaaaattattatttagaGCTGTTTGTTGGATATTTCCCGCTAAAATAAAGAATCATTTTTGGCTTTTTGAAATACTAAATATCCTTAATTATTAGATGATTTTCTGACTTATTCGTATCATTATTGTGCTCCATTAGGTCAGCTGTTACATTAAATTGATTTAAAAGAAATATAAAAGCTTTAATGTTTCTATTTTGGTGACAATTTCATCTTATACACTGAATGTTCAGATTTTGCTGATCACCAGATTCACAGTCATGACAAATGTGTGTTGAGGTTTTCTCCTGTTCTCATGAGCAAATTCACGTTTGTTTCTTCCACATAAAAAAGGTGTAACCCCC
The nucleotide sequence above comes from Thalassophryne amazonica chromosome 10, fThaAma1.1, whole genome shotgun sequence. Encoded proteins:
- the lhx9 gene encoding LIM/homeobox protein Lhx9 isoform X3 translates to MEVVGCKTEAGSCTLRPGPGAMLFHGISGDHIQGIMEEMERRSKTESRLAKGVQLNGRESTMPSMSPEKPALCAGCGGKISDRYYLLAVDKQWHLRCLKCCECKLALESELTCFAKDGSIYCKEDYYRRFSVQRCARCHLGISASEMVMRARDSVYHLSCFTCTTCNKTLTTGDHFGMKDSLVYCRLHFETLVQGPDYHPQLNFAELAAKGGGLALPYFNGTGTAQKGRPRKRKSPAMGIDIPSYNAGCNENETDHLDRDQQSYAPTQKTKRMRTSFKHHQLRTMKSYFAINHNPDAKDLKQLAQKTGLTKRVLQGEQILGHYSHTSRRLKIP
- the lhx9 gene encoding LIM/homeobox protein Lhx9 isoform X1 — protein: MEVVGCKTEAGSCTLRPGPGAMLFHGISGDHIQGIMEEMERRSKTESRLAKGVQLNGRESTMPSMSPEKPALCAGCGGKISDRYYLLAVDKQWHLRCLKCCECKLALESELTCFAKDGSIYCKEDYYRRFSVQRCARCHLGISASEMVMRARDSVYHLSCFTCTTCNKTLTTGDHFGMKDSLVYCRLHFETLVQGPDYHPQLNFAELAAKGGGLALPYFNGTGTAQKGRPRKRKSPAMGIDIPSYNAGCNENETDHLDRDQQSYAPTQKTKRMRTSFKHHQLRTMKSYFAINHNPDAKDLKQLAQKTGLTKRVLQVWFQNARAKFRRNVLRQENGGVDKADGTSLPPPSSDSGALTPPSSAATLTDLTNPSITVVTSVTSSLDSHDSGSPSQTTLTNLF
- the lhx9 gene encoding LIM/homeobox protein Lhx9 isoform X2; this translates as MEVVGCKTEAGSCTLRPGPGAMLFHGISGDHIQGIMEEMERRSKTESRLAKGVQLNGRESTMPSMSPEKPALCAGCGGKISDRYYLLAVDKQWHLRCLKCCECKLALESELTCFAKDGSIYCKEDYYRFSVQRCARCHLGISASEMVMRARDSVYHLSCFTCTTCNKTLTTGDHFGMKDSLVYCRLHFETLVQGPDYHPQLNFAELAAKGGGLALPYFNGTGTAQKGRPRKRKSPAMGIDIPSYNAGCNENETDHLDRDQQSYAPTQKTKRMRTSFKHHQLRTMKSYFAINHNPDAKDLKQLAQKTGLTKRVLQVWFQNARAKFRRNVLRQENGGVDKADGTSLPPPSSDSGALTPPSSAATLTDLTNPSITVVTSVTSSLDSHDSGSPSQTTLTNLF